From one Nonomuraea polychroma genomic stretch:
- a CDS encoding immune inhibitor A domain-containing protein — MPRTKRLLAAFPAVALLGAALSVPSAQAASVAHYEPAASDFYINYAPPAVGKDPEEPAVADQRARSLTPAQKFDRKFSSGNPAAGRILAARENEAIRTGRNPAEWIFKNSKQTRTAKLLTLLVEFNEQANDDFSGFNRLRTVNSGPDDCLVEPPGTLKNGPLHNTIPDPATLPHKDNNSFWVKDFSPEHFNKMLYTDKGITERVRPDLKDPRDGKPGIDISGFTMKKMYEEMSKGAYSVTGSAVGWIKVPHSEAWYGAAACGGAPQDMSGHPDNPLGAQQLAIDSVTTLAQAQPDFPWADYDVEDISDADGDGNHQEPDGVIDHLVLVHSGKDKSSGGGAEGTYAIWAHSSAVAGGYKVPGTDKKISNYIVQPEDSGVGVFAHEYGHDLGLPDLYDTSGQASSAVDFWDLMSSGSHSGPIFQSMPTHMGLWDKWVLGWANPTTFDPGDAAKLVTVGQSSRTPKLTADGVRVNLASSPQKMIDVHSGSNAWWSGLDQDWANLTLTRDLPVPAGTDLKLWMWNNYVIEQDWDFGFVEVSTDGGETWTQQKVYDEAGNEVSTPDDYPDPNKNLRAFGNKKYGLTGDSGGWRHDYVNLTPFAGQTIKLRLAFNTDAAFQERGWHADDFQLTNGGTAVWSDDVEGGDNGWKAVGGTFTNTSGQGWTRNNGEREISRFYLAEWRNFDGFDKGLQYTYDTDYSRDGAWKVQKVKYNAPGLLVWYRDSTFINNNLGSTLRLPPSLGPKGSLLVVDSHYEPLRRTGTAAEKDPTANKNLQGRVQTSNAAFGFGKTYPFKECLEAPDEPFSEYCTDFPAQKGVSHFTDAKTWYPGIELLNGALAYRDFDASVVVPSKGDQTYTTRVVHADGTPAPELYGQVAAGSVLGTGNPGDEGKALGVQFKLISPLPGNLGAIVQVVPPKK, encoded by the coding sequence GTGCCCAGAACGAAGCGCTTATTAGCAGCTTTCCCGGCGGTCGCCCTGCTTGGCGCCGCCCTGTCCGTGCCCAGCGCTCAAGCGGCGTCCGTCGCGCATTACGAGCCCGCGGCCTCGGACTTCTACATCAATTACGCGCCGCCCGCGGTCGGGAAGGACCCGGAGGAGCCGGCCGTGGCCGATCAGCGGGCGCGTTCGCTGACCCCGGCGCAGAAGTTCGACAGGAAGTTCTCCAGCGGGAACCCGGCCGCCGGCCGCATTCTCGCCGCCCGCGAGAACGAGGCGATCAGGACCGGCCGCAACCCGGCTGAATGGATATTCAAGAATTCCAAGCAGACCCGCACCGCCAAACTCCTGACCCTGCTGGTCGAGTTCAACGAGCAGGCCAATGACGACTTCTCTGGATTCAACCGGTTGCGCACGGTCAACAGCGGACCCGACGACTGCCTGGTCGAGCCGCCGGGCACGCTGAAGAACGGCCCCCTGCACAACACCATCCCGGACCCGGCCACGCTGCCGCACAAGGACAACAACTCCTTCTGGGTCAAGGACTTCAGCCCCGAGCACTTCAACAAGATGCTCTACACCGACAAGGGCATCACCGAGCGGGTCCGCCCCGACCTGAAGGATCCGCGCGACGGCAAGCCCGGCATCGACATCTCCGGCTTCACGATGAAGAAGATGTACGAGGAGATGTCGAAGGGCGCCTACTCCGTCACCGGATCGGCGGTCGGCTGGATCAAGGTCCCGCACTCCGAGGCCTGGTACGGCGCCGCGGCCTGCGGCGGCGCCCCTCAGGACATGTCCGGCCACCCCGACAACCCGCTCGGCGCCCAGCAGCTGGCCATCGACTCGGTGACCACCCTCGCCCAGGCCCAGCCGGACTTCCCGTGGGCCGACTACGACGTCGAGGACATCTCCGACGCCGACGGCGACGGAAACCACCAGGAGCCCGACGGCGTCATCGACCACCTGGTGCTGGTGCACTCCGGCAAGGACAAGTCCTCCGGCGGCGGCGCCGAGGGCACCTACGCCATCTGGGCCCACTCCAGCGCGGTCGCCGGCGGCTACAAGGTCCCCGGCACCGACAAGAAGATCTCCAACTACATCGTGCAGCCCGAGGACTCCGGCGTCGGCGTCTTCGCCCATGAGTACGGCCACGACCTGGGCCTGCCCGACCTGTACGACACCTCCGGCCAGGCCAGCTCCGCGGTGGACTTCTGGGACCTGATGTCCAGCGGCTCCCACTCCGGCCCGATCTTCCAGTCCATGCCGACCCATATGGGCCTGTGGGACAAGTGGGTGCTCGGCTGGGCGAACCCGACCACGTTCGACCCCGGTGACGCCGCCAAACTCGTCACGGTCGGCCAGTCCTCGCGCACGCCCAAGCTCACCGCCGACGGCGTCCGGGTGAACCTGGCCTCCTCGCCGCAGAAGATGATCGACGTCCACAGCGGCTCGAACGCCTGGTGGAGCGGCCTGGATCAGGATTGGGCCAACCTCACGCTGACCCGCGACCTGCCCGTCCCCGCCGGGACCGATCTCAAGTTGTGGATGTGGAACAACTACGTGATCGAGCAGGACTGGGACTTCGGCTTCGTCGAGGTGTCGACGGACGGCGGTGAGACGTGGACCCAGCAGAAGGTCTACGACGAGGCCGGCAACGAGGTCAGCACGCCTGACGACTATCCGGACCCGAACAAGAACCTCAGGGCCTTCGGCAACAAGAAGTACGGCCTCACCGGTGACAGCGGCGGCTGGCGGCACGACTACGTGAACCTGACGCCGTTCGCCGGGCAGACGATCAAGCTGCGGCTGGCGTTCAACACCGACGCCGCCTTCCAGGAGCGTGGCTGGCACGCCGACGACTTCCAGCTCACCAACGGCGGCACGGCCGTGTGGAGCGACGACGTCGAGGGCGGCGACAACGGGTGGAAGGCCGTCGGCGGCACGTTCACCAACACCAGCGGCCAGGGCTGGACCCGCAACAACGGCGAGCGCGAGATCTCCCGGTTCTACCTGGCCGAGTGGCGTAACTTCGACGGCTTCGACAAGGGCCTGCAGTACACCTACGACACCGACTACTCCCGCGACGGGGCGTGGAAGGTGCAGAAGGTGAAGTACAACGCGCCGGGCCTGCTGGTGTGGTACCGCGACTCGACGTTCATCAACAACAACCTCGGCAGCACGCTGCGGCTGCCGCCGAGCCTCGGGCCCAAGGGCAGCCTGCTCGTCGTGGACTCGCACTACGAGCCGCTGCGCCGCACCGGGACCGCCGCCGAGAAGGACCCGACGGCCAACAAGAACCTCCAGGGGCGCGTGCAGACGTCCAACGCCGCGTTCGGGTTCGGCAAGACGTACCCGTTCAAGGAGTGCCTGGAGGCGCCGGACGAGCCGTTCAGCGAGTACTGCACGGACTTCCCGGCACAGAAGGGCGTCTCGCACTTCACCGACGCCAAGACCTGGTATCCGGGCATCGAACTGCTCAACGGCGCGCTCGCCTACCGGGACTTCGACGCCTCGGTGGTAGTGCCGTCCAAGGGCGATCAGACGTACACCACCCGCGTGGTGCACGCGGACGGCACCCCGGCTCCTGAGCTGTACGGCCAGGTGGCCGCCGGCTCGGTGCTCGGCACCGGCAACCCCGGTGACGAGGGCAAGGCGCTGGGCGTGCAGTTCAAGCTGATCTCGCCGCTGCCGGGCAACCTGGGCGCCATCGTCCAGGTCGTACCGCCCAAGAAGTAG
- a CDS encoding IS4 family transposase produces MSRQSARSVLACAISTVTSTTRTAAGVFAPGHLGELTQLIPFEMVDEALAETGAVERRLRDLPSRVVVYLLLAAGLFAGLGYRQVWARLVSGLADPGSLPSSSALAQARRRVGVAPLKALFDLLAGPPAGALRWRGLLVCAIDGTTMSVPDSPANLTRYGHQSGSHGGSGYPLVRLLAVVVCGTRTLLAVTFGPFKTGETSYAPALFGCLRRGMVLLADRNFAVKDLVTAIADTGADLVIRCKNNRALPRLATLTDGSWTSVLGGVPIRVIDAHITVTLSGTHRRAIHYRLITTLLDPHRYPARDLVVLYHQRWEIETIYLELKATILGGRVLRARTPAGVDQEIYALLTTYQVLRLAMAEATAIHPGISDDRASFTIALLTARDQVIHAAGILADTTIDLLGRIGRALLEDPLPQRRERISPRIVKRAISKHRAKGQVDRTNHRASTTIDVLTEHQLTAAQSP; encoded by the coding sequence TTGAGCCGACAGTCTGCCAGGTCTGTCCTGGCGTGCGCCATCAGCACGGTCACATCGACCACCCGGACCGCGGCGGGGGTGTTCGCGCCGGGTCATCTGGGCGAGCTGACCCAGCTCATTCCCTTTGAGATGGTCGATGAGGCGCTGGCGGAAACGGGTGCGGTCGAGCGGAGGTTGCGGGACCTGCCCTCGCGGGTGGTGGTGTATCTGCTGCTGGCGGCGGGGCTGTTCGCCGGGCTGGGATATCGGCAGGTATGGGCTCGGCTGGTGTCGGGCCTGGCCGACCCGGGCTCGCTGCCGTCGTCCTCGGCCTTGGCCCAGGCGCGACGCCGGGTCGGGGTAGCGCCGTTGAAGGCGCTGTTCGACCTGCTGGCGGGCCCGCCCGCGGGTGCGCTGCGGTGGCGGGGGCTGCTGGTTTGTGCGATAGACGGCACCACGATGTCGGTGCCCGACAGCCCGGCGAATCTGACCCGATACGGGCATCAAAGCGGTTCACATGGCGGGTCGGGCTATCCCCTCGTCCGGCTGCTGGCCGTGGTGGTCTGCGGCACTCGGACCCTGCTCGCGGTGACCTTCGGCCCGTTCAAGACCGGCGAGACCAGCTATGCGCCCGCCTTGTTCGGCTGCCTGCGGCGGGGAATGGTGCTGCTGGCCGACCGGAACTTCGCGGTCAAGGACCTCGTCACAGCGATCGCCGACACAGGAGCGGACCTGGTGATCCGCTGCAAGAACAACCGGGCCCTACCCCGGCTGGCCACCCTGACAGACGGGTCGTGGACCAGCGTGCTGGGCGGGGTGCCCATTCGCGTCATCGACGCCCACATCACCGTCACCCTGTCTGGCACCCACCGGCGGGCCATCCACTATCGGCTGATCACCACCCTGCTCGATCCGCACCGCTACCCGGCCCGGGACCTCGTCGTCCTCTACCACCAGCGCTGGGAAATCGAAACGATCTACCTCGAGCTGAAGGCGACCATTCTGGGCGGGCGGGTCCTGCGCGCCCGCACCCCGGCAGGCGTGGACCAGGAGATCTACGCCCTGCTCACCACCTACCAGGTCCTGCGGCTGGCGATGGCTGAGGCCACCGCCATCCATCCCGGCATCAGCGATGACCGGGCCAGCTTCACCATCGCCCTGCTGACCGCCCGCGATCAAGTGATCCACGCCGCCGGCATCCTCGCCGACACCACCATCGACCTGCTGGGACGTATCGGCCGCGCCCTCCTTGAAGATCCCCTGCCACAGCGCCGCGAACGCATCAGCCCACGCATCGTCAAACGCGCGATCTCCAAACACCGAGCCAAAGGACAAGTCGACCGCACCAACCACCGCGCGAGCACCACCATCGACGTCCTCACCGAACACCAGTTGACAGCAGCCCAAAGCCCTTAA
- the ctaD gene encoding cytochrome c oxidase subunit I — protein MTTVREPSIEQVRRRRTGTVIASWLSTTDHKVIGYLYLITSFGFFLAAGIMAMIIRAELAQPGMNLVSQQMYNQLFTMHGTIMLLLFATPLFAGFTNVVMPLQIGAPDVAFPRLNAVAYWLFLFGGLMVLAGFFTPGGAADFGWFAYTPLSSSIYSPQVGGDLWIMGLALSGLGTILGGVNFITTIIGMRAPGMTMFRLPLFTWNVLLTSVMVLLAFPVLAAALLVLESDRKLGTQVFLSENGGPLIWQHLFWFFGHPEVYIIALPFFGIITEVIPVFSRKPIFGYLGLVGATIAIAGLSMTVWAHHMFPTGQVLLPFFSFMTFLIAVPTGVKFFNWIGTMWRGHLSFESPMLFAVGFLVTFLIGGLTGIILASPPLDFHITDTYFVVAHFHYVVFGTVVFAMFAGFYFWWPKMTGRMLDDRLGKVHFWTLFIGFHTTFLVQHWLGQLGMPRRYADYGAADGFTWLNQVSSIGAFLLGASTLPFLYNVFKTTRHAPKVMLDDPWGYGNSLEWATSCPPPRHNFTSIPPIRSERPAFDLHYPRELEERPSAVEEAEEGGKHDVTPRQDTSD, from the coding sequence GTGACGACCGTTCGCGAGCCCTCGATCGAGCAGGTCCGGCGCCGCCGTACCGGGACCGTCATCGCCTCCTGGTTGTCGACGACCGACCACAAGGTCATCGGATACCTCTATCTGATCACCTCGTTCGGGTTCTTCCTCGCGGCCGGGATCATGGCGATGATCATCCGGGCCGAGCTCGCGCAGCCGGGCATGAACCTGGTCAGCCAGCAGATGTACAACCAGCTGTTCACCATGCACGGCACGATCATGCTGCTGCTGTTCGCCACGCCGCTGTTCGCCGGGTTCACCAACGTGGTGATGCCGCTGCAGATCGGCGCGCCGGACGTCGCCTTCCCCCGGCTGAACGCGGTGGCGTACTGGTTGTTCCTGTTCGGCGGGCTTATGGTGCTGGCCGGGTTCTTCACGCCGGGCGGGGCGGCCGACTTCGGGTGGTTCGCGTACACGCCGCTGTCGTCGTCGATCTACTCGCCGCAGGTAGGCGGCGATCTGTGGATCATGGGACTGGCGCTGTCGGGGCTCGGCACGATTCTCGGCGGAGTCAACTTCATCACCACGATCATCGGCATGCGGGCGCCGGGCATGACCATGTTCCGCCTGCCGCTGTTCACCTGGAACGTTCTGCTCACCAGCGTGATGGTGCTGCTGGCGTTCCCCGTGCTCGCCGCGGCGCTGCTGGTGCTCGAATCGGACCGCAAGCTGGGCACGCAGGTCTTCCTGAGCGAGAACGGCGGGCCGCTGATCTGGCAGCACCTCTTCTGGTTCTTCGGCCACCCCGAGGTGTACATCATCGCGCTGCCCTTCTTCGGGATCATCACCGAGGTGATCCCGGTGTTCAGCCGCAAGCCGATCTTCGGCTACCTGGGGCTGGTGGGCGCCACGATCGCGATCGCCGGGCTGTCGATGACGGTGTGGGCGCACCACATGTTCCCGACCGGCCAGGTGCTGCTGCCGTTCTTCTCGTTCATGACGTTCCTCATCGCGGTGCCGACCGGGGTGAAGTTCTTCAACTGGATCGGGACCATGTGGCGGGGGCATCTGTCGTTCGAGTCGCCGATGTTGTTCGCCGTGGGTTTCCTGGTGACGTTCCTGATCGGCGGGCTCACCGGGATCATCCTGGCCTCGCCGCCGCTCGACTTCCACATCACCGACACGTACTTCGTGGTCGCCCATTTCCACTACGTGGTGTTCGGGACCGTGGTGTTCGCGATGTTCGCCGGGTTCTACTTCTGGTGGCCGAAGATGACCGGCAGGATGCTCGACGACCGGCTCGGCAAGGTGCACTTCTGGACGTTGTTCATCGGCTTCCACACCACGTTCCTGGTGCAGCACTGGCTGGGACAGCTCGGCATGCCCCGGCGCTACGCCGACTACGGGGCGGCCGACGGCTTCACCTGGCTCAATCAGGTCTCGTCCATCGGCGCGTTCCTGCTGGGCGCCTCCACGTTGCCGTTCCTCTACAACGTGTTCAAGACCACCAGGCACGCCCCCAAGGTCATGCTCGACGACCCATGGGGCTACGGCAACTCCCTGGAATGGGCGACCTCCTGCCCGCCGCCCCGGCACAACTTCACCAGCATTCCGCCCATCCGCTCCGAGCGGCCCGCCTTCGATCTGCACTATCCCCGCGAGCTGGAGGAACGTCCCTCGGCGGTCGAGGAGGCGGAGGAGGGCGGCAAGCACGACGTCACCCCCCGGCAGGACACATCCGACTGA
- the sdhB gene encoding succinate dehydrogenase iron-sulfur subunit, whose product MSASETKEAIERTASKTIRLEVTRYRPGEDDAPSFQGYDVPLMEDWAVLDGLNYVKDHLDGSLTYRWSCRMGVCGSCGMNVNGEPRLTCGTFLSEFGDGPVRIEPLKGFPVIKDLVVDIDDFLAKLSSVRPWLVREGEELPLSTEYAQTPAQLEAYKQYSMCINCLLCYSACPVYVLDPDFLGPAAIALAQRYNLDSRDMDDRFDVLNQDDAVWGCTFVGECTRVCPKHVDPAEAIQRYKLTAAVRSVLPWSKR is encoded by the coding sequence ATGAGCGCGTCTGAGACGAAAGAAGCCATTGAGCGGACCGCGTCGAAGACCATCCGGCTGGAGGTCACGCGCTATCGGCCCGGCGAGGACGATGCGCCGTCCTTCCAGGGATACGACGTGCCGCTCATGGAGGACTGGGCGGTGCTGGACGGGCTCAACTACGTCAAGGACCACCTCGACGGCAGCCTGACCTACCGCTGGTCGTGCCGGATGGGCGTGTGCGGCTCCTGCGGCATGAACGTCAACGGCGAGCCCCGCCTGACCTGCGGCACCTTCCTGTCGGAGTTCGGCGACGGGCCGGTGCGGATCGAGCCGCTCAAGGGCTTCCCGGTCATCAAGGACCTCGTCGTGGACATCGACGACTTCCTGGCCAAGCTCTCGTCCGTGCGCCCCTGGCTGGTCAGGGAAGGCGAGGAGCTGCCGCTGAGCACCGAGTACGCCCAGACGCCGGCGCAGTTGGAGGCGTACAAGCAGTACAGCATGTGCATCAACTGCCTGCTGTGTTACTCGGCCTGCCCGGTCTACGTGCTCGACCCCGACTTCCTCGGCCCGGCCGCCATCGCCCTCGCCCAGCGCTACAACCTGGACTCGCGGGACATGGACGACCGGTTCGACGTGCTCAACCAGGATGACGCGGTGTGGGGGTGCACGTTCGTCGGCGAGTGCACCCGGGTCTGCCCCAAGCACGTGGACCCGGCCGAGGCCATCCAGCGTTACAAGCTGACCGCCGCCGTGCGCTCGGTGCTGCCCTGGAGCAAACGATGA
- a CDS encoding fumarate reductase subunit C: MTTAYRPRRDNLWFARTRNYTIFVLRELTSVFVAWSIVFLLMFLDAVVSGSLPAFAALAGQPWMIAINVVALAATCFHAITFLNLAPKATVVRLDGWRVPAWMIQGGNHSLWLLISAVIAYFVLRSP; encoded by the coding sequence ATGACGACCGCCTACCGGCCGCGCCGTGACAACCTGTGGTTCGCCCGCACCCGCAACTACACGATCTTCGTGCTGCGCGAGCTGACCAGCGTCTTCGTGGCCTGGTCGATCGTCTTCCTGCTGATGTTCCTCGACGCCGTCGTCAGCGGGAGCCTGCCTGCGTTCGCCGCGCTGGCCGGGCAGCCGTGGATGATCGCGATCAACGTGGTCGCCCTCGCCGCGACCTGCTTCCACGCCATCACGTTCCTCAACCTCGCGCCCAAGGCCACCGTCGTCCGCCTGGACGGCTGGCGGGTGCCCGCCTGGATGATCCAGGGCGGCAACCATTCGCTCTGGTTGCTGATCTCCGCGGTGATCGCCTACTTCGTCCTGAGGTCGCCATGA
- the frdD gene encoding fumarate reductase subunit FrdD — protein sequence MKRTLEPYLWLLFSGGGVVAALVLPVLVLLFGVLMPLGVLDWPTAEHLRALAGHVLVRLALLVVVVLCLFHAAHRIRFTSEELLGIARFDPVIAVICYGGAVAGGVVAARLMF from the coding sequence ATGAAGCGCACGCTGGAGCCGTACCTGTGGTTGTTGTTCAGCGGCGGGGGAGTGGTGGCCGCTCTCGTGCTGCCGGTGCTCGTGCTGCTGTTCGGCGTGCTCATGCCGCTCGGCGTGCTGGACTGGCCCACCGCCGAGCACCTGCGCGCGCTGGCCGGCCACGTGCTCGTACGTCTCGCCCTGCTCGTGGTCGTCGTCCTGTGCCTGTTCCACGCGGCGCACCGGATCAGGTTCACCAGTGAGGAACTGCTCGGCATCGCCAGGTTCGACCCGGTGATCGCGGTGATCTGCTACGGCGGCGCGGTCGCGGGCGGTGTGGTGGCCGCGCGTTTGATGTTCTGA
- a CDS encoding SWIM zinc finger family protein, which produces MAWFDGSRPIKVEGGIRARTQRGSIGSTWWSRRFIDILERICDKGRLSRGRAYARRGQVLSIDLSAGEVRAAVQGSRRDPYEVVIRIEAYAESRWAALEEAIAAQAVYRAKLLAGEMPVEIEELFAAMGVDLFPRDLDMDCSCPDWGFPCKHLSAVLYLLAESFDDDPFLVLAWRGRTREQLLGFLAGDTSEELQVEDVPFADRLADFYAAGATAHRPERRPTAAAPDLLLRVFPPPADLARVLGPAYRRLG; this is translated from the coding sequence ATGGCGTGGTTCGACGGCAGCAGGCCGATCAAGGTCGAGGGTGGCATCAGGGCCCGCACGCAGCGCGGCTCGATCGGCTCGACGTGGTGGTCGCGGCGGTTCATCGACATCCTGGAGCGCATCTGCGACAAGGGGCGGCTCTCCCGCGGCCGGGCCTACGCCCGCCGGGGCCAGGTCCTGTCGATCGACCTGTCCGCGGGCGAGGTCAGGGCCGCCGTGCAGGGCTCGCGGCGGGATCCGTACGAGGTCGTGATCAGGATCGAGGCATACGCCGAGAGCCGGTGGGCCGCGCTCGAGGAGGCCATCGCGGCGCAGGCCGTCTACCGGGCCAAGCTGCTGGCCGGGGAGATGCCGGTGGAGATCGAGGAGCTGTTCGCCGCGATGGGGGTCGATCTGTTCCCGCGCGATCTGGACATGGACTGCTCGTGCCCGGACTGGGGTTTCCCGTGCAAGCACCTGTCTGCGGTGCTCTACCTGCTGGCCGAGTCGTTCGACGACGACCCGTTCCTGGTGCTGGCCTGGCGCGGGCGCACCCGCGAACAGTTGCTCGGCTTCCTGGCCGGCGACACCTCAGAGGAGCTGCAGGTCGAGGACGTGCCGTTCGCCGACCGGCTGGCCGACTTCTACGCCGCCGGCGCGACGGCGCACCGGCCGGAGCGTCGTCCCACGGCCGCCGCTCCCGACCTGCTGTTGCGGGTCTTCCCGCCGCCCGCGGACCTGGCGCGGGTGCTCGGCCCGGCGTATCGGCGGCTGGGTTAG
- a CDS encoding diacylglycerol/lipid kinase family protein, which yields MSELRTKAEHTEAILRDRRVAVVVNTRSRRGRRHYFEVIEQIHNLGIEPLAELSVYNPKRLRDLLDTALATKPDLLVVGGGDGTLSSAVRHVAHRDVALGVLPLGTTNNFARSLGLPLDLAGAIRVFATGKVADIDLGMAGDREFANLASFGVSVEVAGKVKPWLKRVLGRPAYPLTALTILPNHKPFRAYITVEGQRHELLTHQLNIANGRFHGGWQVAKDISIDNGLLVAYQLGSGKKLRLLGETLLRATTGRWRSLAGGPFVVGREMYLETDPPMAADVDGEVRLRTPITLRVVPNGVRVMVPASFEDR from the coding sequence ATGAGCGAGTTGCGCACCAAGGCGGAGCACACCGAGGCGATCCTGAGGGATCGCCGGGTGGCTGTGGTGGTGAACACTCGCTCCCGCCGGGGGCGGCGTCACTACTTCGAAGTGATCGAGCAGATCCACAACCTCGGGATCGAGCCGCTGGCCGAGTTGTCGGTCTACAACCCCAAGCGGCTGCGCGACCTGCTCGACACCGCTCTGGCGACCAAGCCGGACCTGCTCGTCGTGGGCGGCGGCGACGGCACGCTCTCCTCGGCCGTGCGTCACGTCGCACACCGTGACGTGGCGCTCGGCGTGCTGCCGCTCGGCACCACCAACAACTTCGCCCGCAGCCTCGGCCTGCCACTCGACCTGGCCGGGGCGATCCGGGTGTTCGCCACCGGCAAGGTGGCCGACATCGACCTGGGCATGGCCGGCGACCGGGAGTTCGCCAACCTGGCCAGCTTCGGCGTATCGGTGGAGGTCGCGGGCAAGGTCAAGCCGTGGCTCAAGCGGGTTCTCGGCCGGCCCGCCTATCCGCTGACGGCGCTGACGATCCTGCCCAACCACAAGCCTTTCCGGGCCTACATCACGGTCGAGGGGCAGCGCCACGAACTGCTCACCCACCAGCTCAACATCGCCAACGGCCGCTTCCACGGCGGCTGGCAGGTGGCCAAGGACATCAGCATCGACAACGGCCTGCTGGTGGCCTACCAGCTCGGCTCGGGCAAGAAGTTGCGACTGCTCGGCGAGACCCTGCTCAGGGCGACCACCGGCCGCTGGCGCAGCCTCGCTGGAGGGCCGTTCGTGGTCGGGCGGGAGATGTACCTGGAGACCGACCCGCCGATGGCCGCCGACGTGGACGGCGAGGTGCGGCTGCGCACCCCGATCACGCTCCGCGTGGTGCCCAACGGCGTGCGCGTCATGGTGCCCGCCTCGTTCGAGGACCGCTAA
- the frdA gene encoding fumarate reductase (quinol) flavoprotein subunit: protein MIDVLIVGGGGAGLRAAVAVAELDPSLKVAVVSKVYPMRSHTVSAEGGAAGVIGLDDTLDEHCYDTISGGDWLPDQDAVEAFVYEAPRELMQLEHWGCPWSREPDGRVAVRPFGGMKKMRTWYAADKTGFHLLHTLFQTTLKYQDIVRYDEWFVTKLVVDDGRVHGVVAVEIRTGRIETIPARTVILATGGCGRVFPFTTNAAIKTGDGMALAYHAGAPLKDMEFVQYHPTGLPFTGILITEAARAEGGWLINKDGYRYLQDYDLGKPTPTPKLRSMELGPRDRLSQAFVHEQEKGRTVDTPYGPVVYLDLRHLGEGKIDTRIPFVRELCKSYQNLDPATDLIPVRPVVHYMMGGVHTDIDGATPIAGLYAAGETACVSINGANRLGSNSLPECLVFGRRAGTAAAEFARSHRDGEAAAVRSQGEDERRRLERAREGRRTGERVADLREQMQHTLEGAAGIYRNGDVLAKAVDTLAELRERAEDVCFDDTGAAFNTELINLQELHTMLEVAQTIVACALNREESRGAHQRTDFEARDDANFLAHSLVHRAPDGTPSVTLLPVTITRWPPGERVYGRD from the coding sequence ATGATCGACGTGCTGATCGTCGGGGGAGGCGGGGCGGGCCTGCGCGCGGCCGTCGCGGTCGCCGAGCTGGACCCGTCATTGAAGGTGGCGGTCGTGTCGAAGGTCTATCCGATGCGCAGCCACACCGTCTCCGCCGAGGGCGGCGCGGCCGGGGTGATCGGCCTCGACGACACGCTCGACGAGCACTGCTACGACACGATCTCCGGCGGCGACTGGCTGCCCGATCAGGACGCGGTCGAGGCGTTCGTGTACGAGGCGCCGCGCGAGCTGATGCAGCTCGAGCACTGGGGCTGCCCGTGGAGCCGCGAGCCGGACGGCCGTGTCGCCGTCCGGCCGTTCGGCGGCATGAAGAAGATGCGCACCTGGTACGCCGCCGACAAGACCGGCTTCCACCTGCTGCACACCCTGTTCCAGACGACTCTGAAATACCAGGACATCGTCAGGTACGACGAGTGGTTCGTGACCAAGCTCGTCGTCGACGACGGCCGCGTGCATGGCGTCGTGGCCGTGGAGATCAGGACCGGCCGCATCGAGACCATCCCCGCCAGGACGGTCATCCTGGCAACCGGCGGCTGCGGCCGGGTCTTCCCCTTCACCACCAACGCCGCCATCAAGACCGGCGACGGCATGGCGCTGGCCTACCACGCCGGCGCGCCGCTGAAGGACATGGAGTTCGTCCAGTACCACCCGACCGGCCTGCCGTTCACCGGCATCCTCATCACCGAGGCAGCCAGGGCGGAGGGCGGCTGGCTGATCAACAAGGACGGCTATCGCTACCTGCAGGACTACGACCTCGGCAAGCCCACGCCCACGCCGAAGCTGCGCAGCATGGAGCTGGGCCCGCGCGACCGGCTGTCCCAGGCGTTCGTGCACGAGCAGGAGAAGGGCCGCACCGTCGACACGCCGTACGGGCCGGTCGTCTACCTGGACCTGCGCCATCTCGGCGAAGGCAAGATCGACACGCGCATCCCCTTCGTGCGCGAGCTGTGCAAGAGCTACCAGAACCTCGACCCGGCCACCGACCTCATCCCGGTGCGCCCGGTCGTGCACTACATGATGGGCGGCGTCCACACCGACATCGACGGCGCCACCCCCATCGCCGGCCTGTACGCGGCCGGCGAGACCGCCTGCGTGAGCATCAACGGCGCCAACCGGCTCGGCTCGAACTCGCTGCCCGAGTGCCTGGTCTTCGGCCGCCGCGCCGGGACCGCCGCCGCCGAGTTCGCCCGGTCCCACCGGGACGGCGAGGCGGCGGCCGTCCGCAGCCAGGGGGAGGACGAGCGGCGGCGCTTGGAGCGGGCGCGCGAGGGCAGGAGGACCGGCGAGCGGGTGGCTGACCTGCGTGAGCAGATGCAGCACACGCTGGAGGGCGCGGCCGGCATCTACCGCAACGGAGACGTCCTGGCCAAGGCCGTCGACACGCTCGCCGAGCTGCGCGAACGCGCCGAGGATGTGTGTTTCGACGACACCGGCGCCGCCTTCAACACCGAGCTGATCAACCTGCAGGAGCTGCACACCATGCTGGAGGTCGCGCAGACGATCGTGGCCTGCGCGCTGAACAGGGAGGAGTCACGCGGCGCACACCAGCGCACCGACTTCGAGGCCAGGGACGACGCCAACTTCCTGGCGCACTCGCTGGTGCACCGCGCCCCCGACGGCACCCCGTCGGTCACCCTGCTCCCCGTAACGATCACCCGCTGGCCGCCGGGAGAAAGGGTTTATGGCCGTGACTGA